GGGAGAGCCTCACTCCACGACCCATGGGGCCATCACCCTGGTATAGGCAGGCCTGAAGTCCTCCGGCCAACCCCCGGCAAAGACCCCCATGATGGGCGCCTCTCAGCGCCAAGAAGGAAGACGGGTGAAGAAACGATCGGCTCCCCGGCCATCGGCGGCATCGGCCCAGCGAAGCAGGACGGAAGCCATGCTTTACCCGGAGCGTTTTCCGCTGGTGGGCATCGGCGCCTCGGCGGGCGGATTGCCCGCCTTCCTCTCCCTGCTCAAGCACCTGCCCACGCAGACGGGCATGGCCTTCGTGATCGTGCAGCACCTGGCCCCGGCCCGCGAGAGCATCCTCGCTGGATTGCTGGCCAAGGCCACGGCCATGCCTGTCCTGGAGGCCACCGATGGCCTCGATCTCGAACCCAACCACGTCTACGTCAGTCCTCCGGGCGTGGGCATCACCTTCGCCCAGGGGGCCTTGCGCCTGAAGGCGCGCCGGGCTCCTGGGCAGCGCAGGCATCTCATCGATAACTTCCTGACCTCCCTGGCACAGGCCTCTCCGGGCCGGGCCATCGGCGTCATCCTCTCTGGAACGGGCACGGATGGTACCCAGGGGCTCCAAGCCATCCACGCGGCGGGCGGCACCACCCTGGTCCAGGAGCCAGCCTCCGCCGACTTCGATGGCATGCCCTGGAGCGCCATCGCCGCGGGCTGTGTGGATCACGTCCTGCCACCCGAGGGCATCGCGGAGGTCCTCGCCCAGCTCGCGAACGTCACGGCCCCCTCCCCTGGGTCCTCGGCCTCTGCCACGGCCTCTCCCTTGCTGATGCCCCAGGAAGAGCTGGGGCAGATCTTCCAGCTGCTGCGGAGCACGGCCAGAGTGGACTTCACCCACTACAAGCCCACCACCATCCATCGGCGCCTGGAGCGGCGCATGAGCCTGTGCAGGGTAGGACAGCTCGGCGACTACGTGCGCTACCTGCGGGAGCACCCGGAGGAGCTCGAGCTGCTTCACCAGGATCTGCTCATCCACGTCACCGCCTTCTTCCGGGACCCCGCCACCTTCGAGGTGCTCCAGCAGAAGATCTTCCCTCAGCTCTTCGAGAACCGGCCCCAGGAGCTCCCCTTCCGCATCTGGGTCCCTGGATGCTCCACCGGCGAGGAAGCCTACTCCCTCGTCATCTCGCTGCTGGAGTTCCTGGGGCCGGCCGCCGCGCCTCCGCCCGTGCAGGTGTTCGCGACGGATCTCAGTGAGGCCGCCATCGAGCAGGCCCGCACCGCCATCTACCCCGCGTCCATCGCCTCGAGTGTCTCGCCCGAGCGCCTGCACCGCTTCTTCGTGCAGACCGACGGCGGCTACCGGATCACCAAGGCCGTCCGGAGCCTGTGCATCTTCGCGCAGCAGAACCTGGTGAGCGATCCGCCCTTCTCCCAGGTCGACCTCATCAGCTGCCGCAATGTCCTCATCTACCTGGGGCCCGTGCTCCAGAAGAAGGTCATGCCCATCCTCCACTACGCCTTACGCCCCGGGGGGTTCCTGGTGCTCGGCTCCTCGGAGACGGTGGGCAGCTCCGCGGACCTGTTCTCCCTCGTGGACAAGCGCTGCAAGATCTACCGGAAGAAGAACGTCTCCCCCCGGCCGGGAGTCCTCTTCAGCTACCGCGACGCCCACGCGGAGAAGCCCATCCCCTCCCGGCGCAAGCACGAGCCCACGACCATGACCGAGGAGCTGCAGAGAGAGGCGAACCGCCTGGTCCTGGCCCGGTACGGACCTCCCGGCGTCATCGTCAACGGGGAGCTGGAGATCCTCCACTTCCGGGGCCACACCGGCCCGTACCTCGAGCTCATCCCAGGCGCCGCCAGCCTCAACCTCCTCAAGCTGGTGCGCGAGGGGTTGGCGTTGGATCTGCGCTCGGCCCTCCACGAGGCGAAGAAGAGCGCCCGTCGCGTCCGCAAGGAGGGGCTGGTCCTGCCCGCCGAAGGCACGCTGCGCAAGGTCAACCTCGAGGTGCACCCGCTGTCCTCCGTCACCGCCGGGCGTGAGCCGTACTTCCTCGTGCTCTTCGAGGAGGTCCAGGAGGTGGCTTCCACTCAGCCCCAGGAAGACCGGGCTTCCGCCCGCCGCGGCCGATCCAGCGCGGCCCAGAGTGAGCTCGAGCGGCTGCGCGAGGAGCTGCTCACGACCCAGGAGCACCTGAAGACCGTCCTGGCGCAGCAGGAGGCCACCCACGAGGAGCTCCGCACGGCCACCGAGGAGACCCAGTCCAGCAACGAAGAGCTGCAGAGCACCAATGAGGAGCTGGAGACGGCCAAGGAAGAACTCCAGTCCACCAACGAGGAGCTGACCACCGTCAACGAGGAGTTGGAGAACAGCAACCTCGAGCTCAGCCAGCTGAACAGCGACCTGAACAACCTGATCGGCAGCACGCACATCGCCACCGTCATGGTGGACAACGAGCGGCGCATCCGCCGCTTCACGCCCATGGCCGCCGCCGTGCTGCGGCTGTCCGCCACGGACATCGGGCGGCCCATCCGCGATGTGCAGGGCAGCCTCTCCCTGCCTGATCTGGAGGCCGCCCTCACCGAAGTCATCGAGCGCCTGACCCTCGTCGAGCAAGAGGTGTGCGACCGCGACGGGCACTGGTACTCGCTGCGCCTGCGGCCCTACAAGACGCTGGACAACCGGATCGACGGCGCCGTGGTGACACTGCTGGACATTGACCGGCTCAAGCGCAGCCTCGACGACGTGCGCAAGACCCGGGAGTACGCCAAGGCCATTGTGGAGACGATGCGCGAGCCCTTCTTGGTGCTGGACGCAGCCCTGCACGTGCTCAACGCCAACCCCGCCTTCTATTCCACCTTCCACATCAAGCAGGAGCAGACCCTGGGGCGCCCGCTGTACGCGCTCGGCAATGGACAGTGGAACATCCCCCGGCTCCGACAACTCCTGGAGGAGATCCTCCCGCTCAACACCCACCTTCAGGACTTCGTGATGGAGCACGAGTTCTACACCATCGGGAAACGGCGGATGCTCCTCAACGCCCGCCGGATCTCCAGCGATGAGCTGGGAAGCCCTTACATCCTCCTCTCCATCGAGGACATAACAAACAAACAACAATTCGATAAAAACAGGTAAATCAGACTAGCCTGGAGAAGGGGCGCGTG
This region of Hyalangium minutum genomic DNA includes:
- a CDS encoding chemotaxis protein CheB; this translates as MLYPERFPLVGIGASAGGLPAFLSLLKHLPTQTGMAFVIVQHLAPARESILAGLLAKATAMPVLEATDGLDLEPNHVYVSPPGVGITFAQGALRLKARRAPGQRRHLIDNFLTSLAQASPGRAIGVILSGTGTDGTQGLQAIHAAGGTTLVQEPASADFDGMPWSAIAAGCVDHVLPPEGIAEVLAQLANVTAPSPGSSASATASPLLMPQEELGQIFQLLRSTARVDFTHYKPTTIHRRLERRMSLCRVGQLGDYVRYLREHPEELELLHQDLLIHVTAFFRDPATFEVLQQKIFPQLFENRPQELPFRIWVPGCSTGEEAYSLVISLLEFLGPAAAPPPVQVFATDLSEAAIEQARTAIYPASIASSVSPERLHRFFVQTDGGYRITKAVRSLCIFAQQNLVSDPPFSQVDLISCRNVLIYLGPVLQKKVMPILHYALRPGGFLVLGSSETVGSSADLFSLVDKRCKIYRKKNVSPRPGVLFSYRDAHAEKPIPSRRKHEPTTMTEELQREANRLVLARYGPPGVIVNGELEILHFRGHTGPYLELIPGAASLNLLKLVREGLALDLRSALHEAKKSARRVRKEGLVLPAEGTLRKVNLEVHPLSSVTAGREPYFLVLFEEVQEVASTQPQEDRASARRGRSSAAQSELERLREELLTTQEHLKTVLAQQEATHEELRTATEETQSSNEELQSTNEELETAKEELQSTNEELTTVNEELENSNLELSQLNSDLNNLIGSTHIATVMVDNERRIRRFTPMAAAVLRLSATDIGRPIRDVQGSLSLPDLEAALTEVIERLTLVEQEVCDRDGHWYSLRLRPYKTLDNRIDGAVVTLLDIDRLKRSLDDVRKTREYAKAIVETMREPFLVLDAALHVLNANPAFYSTFHIKQEQTLGRPLYALGNGQWNIPRLRQLLEEILPLNTHLQDFVMEHEFYTIGKRRMLLNARRISSDELGSPYILLSIEDITNKQQFDKNR